Proteins encoded together in one Lathyrus oleraceus cultivar Zhongwan6 chromosome 5, CAAS_Psat_ZW6_1.0, whole genome shotgun sequence window:
- the LOC127083322 gene encoding uncharacterized protein LOC127083322, with protein sequence MAKQRVVIKLTMENQKSRSSAMKVVIGVCGVESAAIRGDYKDEIEVTGERIDSVKLTRLLRKKFCYADLVSDSDLGKKEEKKEEAIVAWLNYVPLKLTRLLRKKFCYADLASVSDVEKKEEAIVAWPNYVNCVPHYNYPVCEIIRNSYQYEDPCNCCESFSLGNIENCETFSFLAQYRCERQTTYLSKILR encoded by the exons CAAAAATCAAGGTCCAGTGCCATGAAGGTTGTAATTGGAGTTTGCGG AGTGGAAAGTGCAGCTATACGAGGAGATTACAAGGATGAAATAGAGGTAACTGGAGAAAGGATAGACTCAGTTAAACTCACAAGGCTGCTAAGAAAGAAATTTTGCTATGCAGATTTGGTAAGTGATAGTGATCTGggaaagaaagaggaaaagaaagaAGAGGCAATTGTGGCATGGCTTAATTATGTTCCTCTTAAACTCACAAGGCTGCTAAGAAAGAAATTTTGCTATGCAGATTTAGCAAGTGTTAGTGATGTGGAAAAGAAAGAGGAGGCAATTGTGGCATGGCCTAATTATGTTAATTGTGTTCCTCATTATAATTACCCTGTGTGTGAGATTATAAGGAACTCGTATCAATACGAGGACCCTTGTAATTGTTGTGAGAGTTTTTCATTAGGGAATATTGAAAATTGTGAGACCTTTTCTTTTCTAGCACAATATCGTTGTGAGAGACAAACCACATATTTATCTAAAATCTTAAGATGA